One region of Duncaniella freteri genomic DNA includes:
- the ilvB gene encoding biosynthetic-type acetolactate synthase large subunit translates to MSEKIQGSEAMCRALIAEGVDTIFGYPGGQIMSFYDTLYGYQDRLHHILTRHEQGAVHAAQGYARSSGKVGVVTVTSGPAATNLITGICDAMTDSTPLVVITGQVAVASLGTDAFQETDVLGITQPITKWSYQIRSAEEIPWAVARAFYLASTGRPGPVVLDFTKNAQIGSVEWDYTPVKYIRSYDPDPEPAPQSVLDAATLLNHAKRPMILAGHGVLISGAESELIALAEKADVPVATTLLGLSSIPSDHYLNKGMIGMHGNIAPNINTNEADVILAVGMRFSDRVTGRLDAYARQAKIIHIDIDESEFNKNVRTDVHIHSDARKALQTLLPHINKSSHSEWLDTFDAPRQTEEVEVMQRELHPIDTRNGAMRMGQVIRKVSEASNNNGILVTDVGQNQMMSARYFKYSYPNSVISSGGLGTMGFCLPAAIGAKIGAPERQVFAFMGDGGFQMTMQELGTIMDYRIPVKIIILNNNFLGNVRQWQELFFNSHFMATPLLNPDFAMVSKAYGIPAEDVNDVSELDAAIGRMVSSDTAYMLNVNIEAEDMVFPMIAPGSAVDEILLNRTKKYQK, encoded by the coding sequence ATGAGCGAAAAGATTCAAGGTTCGGAGGCGATGTGTCGTGCACTTATCGCTGAGGGTGTCGACACTATATTCGGTTATCCCGGAGGGCAGATAATGTCGTTTTACGACACTCTCTATGGATATCAGGACCGTCTCCATCACATACTTACCCGTCACGAGCAGGGTGCTGTGCATGCTGCTCAGGGTTATGCGCGCTCATCAGGAAAGGTGGGTGTCGTGACAGTGACCTCAGGTCCTGCTGCCACCAATCTTATCACAGGCATCTGCGATGCGATGACCGACTCTACCCCTCTGGTTGTGATCACAGGTCAGGTGGCTGTAGCGTCCCTCGGCACGGATGCTTTTCAGGAGACCGATGTGTTGGGTATAACTCAGCCTATCACAAAGTGGTCCTATCAGATTCGTTCAGCCGAAGAGATTCCTTGGGCTGTGGCTCGTGCCTTCTATCTTGCCTCTACCGGTCGTCCTGGACCTGTTGTGCTTGATTTCACCAAGAATGCGCAGATAGGTTCTGTGGAGTGGGATTACACCCCTGTCAAATATATCCGCAGCTATGATCCGGATCCGGAGCCTGCTCCTCAGTCGGTTCTCGATGCGGCTACGCTGCTCAATCATGCTAAACGCCCTATGATATTGGCAGGTCACGGAGTCCTCATCTCAGGTGCTGAAAGCGAACTTATAGCTCTTGCCGAGAAGGCTGACGTGCCTGTCGCCACCACGCTTCTCGGATTGTCGTCAATTCCGTCCGACCATTATCTCAATAAAGGTATGATAGGGATGCACGGCAATATCGCACCCAACATCAATACTAACGAGGCTGATGTGATTCTTGCCGTGGGCATGCGTTTCAGCGATCGTGTCACCGGACGACTCGATGCTTATGCCAGGCAGGCAAAGATAATACACATTGACATTGATGAATCGGAGTTTAACAAGAACGTCCGTACCGATGTCCACATCCACTCTGATGCACGCAAAGCTCTCCAGACTCTCCTCCCACATATCAACAAGTCGAGCCATTCCGAATGGCTGGATACCTTTGACGCGCCAAGACAGACGGAGGAAGTGGAGGTGATGCAGCGCGAGCTTCATCCGATAGATACTCGTAACGGTGCCATGCGCATGGGACAGGTGATACGCAAGGTCTCGGAGGCAAGCAATAACAACGGTATACTTGTGACTGACGTAGGGCAGAATCAGATGATGTCGGCACGCTACTTCAAATACAGTTATCCCAACAGTGTCATTTCCTCGGGAGGTCTCGGCACCATGGGCTTTTGCCTCCCTGCCGCTATCGGCGCGAAGATCGGTGCGCCTGAGCGTCAGGTGTTCGCATTCATGGGCGACGGCGGTTTCCAGATGACAATGCAGGAGCTCGGCACTATCATGGACTACCGCATACCTGTAAAGATCATCATACTAAACAATAACTTCCTCGGCAATGTGCGCCAGTGGCAGGAACTGTTCTTCAACAGTCATTTCATGGCTACACCGCTTCTCAACCCCGACTTTGCCATGGTGAGCAAGGCCTATGGTATTCCGGCGGAGGATGTCAACGATGTGTCGGAACTAGACGCCGCTATCGGGCGTATGGTAAGTTCCGATACGGCCTACATGCTGAATG
- the ilvD gene encoding dihydroxy-acid dehydratase, protein MKFPLRSAASTEGRRMAGARALWRANGMKEEQFGKPIIAVVNSFTQLVPGHTHLHEIGQVVKEEIEKLGCFAAEFNTIAIDDGIAMGHDGMLYSLPSRDIIADSIEYMVNAHKVDAMVCISNCDKVTPGMLMAAMRLNIPSIFVSGGPMEAGRVGDRDVDLVDIMVESADDTVSDHDVSLLEMKGCPTCGSCSGMFTANSMNSLNEAIGLALPGNGTVVATHANRRELFRKAARQIVENTYSYYRDGDVSVLPRSIATRQAMLNAMTLDIAMGGSTNTVLHLLAIAHEAGADFSMEDIDRLSRHTPVLCKVAPNSHYHIQDVNRAGGILSIMKILADAGLVDASVRRVDGMTLARAMEQWAVVPGKNLGNEADILWKSAPGMRRTTELGCQMSYYGELDTDRATGCIRDMEHAYVKDGGLAVLKGNIAQDGCVVKTAGVDESIFRFSGPARVFTSQEAAVDGILRDEVKSGDVVVITHEGPKGGPGMQEMLYPTSYIKSKHLGKECALITDGRFSGGTSGLSIGHISPEAAAGGNIGLVRDGDIIDIDIPSRTISVRLSDEELAARRDEEMAHGAGAFTPRDRDRMVSRALRAYAAMVTSADKGAVRTL, encoded by the coding sequence ATGAAGTTCCCGTTGAGAAGCGCAGCAAGTACCGAGGGTCGCCGCATGGCAGGTGCCCGAGCCTTATGGCGAGCCAACGGCATGAAAGAGGAGCAGTTTGGTAAGCCCATCATTGCCGTTGTCAATTCATTCACACAGTTAGTTCCGGGCCACACTCACCTCCATGAGATTGGTCAGGTGGTCAAAGAGGAGATTGAGAAGCTTGGATGCTTCGCTGCCGAATTCAACACTATTGCCATTGACGATGGCATAGCAATGGGGCATGACGGGATGCTCTATTCTCTACCCTCGCGTGACATCATTGCCGACTCTATTGAGTATATGGTAAATGCCCACAAGGTGGATGCTATGGTGTGCATATCCAATTGCGATAAGGTGACTCCAGGTATGCTGATGGCTGCTATGCGTCTCAACATTCCTTCGATATTTGTCTCCGGCGGACCTATGGAGGCTGGACGTGTTGGCGATCGCGATGTTGATCTCGTCGATATTATGGTGGAGTCTGCTGACGATACTGTTTCTGATCATGATGTGTCTCTGCTTGAGATGAAAGGATGCCCCACTTGCGGTTCATGCTCAGGGATGTTTACAGCCAATTCCATGAACTCTCTTAATGAGGCGATCGGACTCGCTCTCCCCGGCAACGGCACTGTCGTGGCGACACATGCCAACCGTCGTGAGCTCTTCAGGAAAGCGGCTCGTCAGATAGTGGAGAACACTTATTCATATTATCGCGACGGCGATGTAAGTGTTCTCCCTCGCAGCATAGCCACACGCCAGGCAATGCTCAATGCAATGACTCTCGATATCGCTATGGGCGGTTCGACCAACACTGTTCTCCATCTTCTTGCTATCGCCCATGAGGCTGGAGCCGATTTCTCTATGGAGGATATCGATAGGCTTTCGCGCCACACCCCTGTGCTCTGTAAGGTGGCTCCTAATTCTCATTATCATATCCAGGATGTCAACCGTGCGGGCGGAATCCTTTCAATAATGAAAATTCTCGCTGATGCCGGGCTGGTGGATGCATCGGTCAGGCGTGTCGACGGCATGACACTTGCCCGGGCTATGGAGCAGTGGGCTGTTGTCCCTGGCAAGAATCTTGGCAACGAGGCCGATATACTATGGAAGAGTGCCCCTGGGATGAGGCGCACCACCGAGCTCGGATGTCAGATGAGCTATTACGGCGAGCTTGACACTGACCGTGCCACAGGCTGTATCCGCGATATGGAACATGCCTATGTCAAGGATGGCGGACTCGCTGTGCTCAAGGGCAATATCGCACAGGACGGCTGTGTGGTGAAGACTGCCGGTGTGGATGAGAGCATATTCCGTTTCAGCGGTCCTGCCAGGGTCTTTACTTCTCAGGAGGCTGCCGTGGACGGCATTCTTCGTGATGAGGTGAAGAGCGGCGATGTGGTGGTGATCACTCATGAAGGTCCAAAGGGCGGGCCTGGTATGCAGGAGATGCTTTACCCCACATCCTATATAAAGAGCAAGCATCTTGGCAAGGAGTGTGCGCTGATTACCGACGGTCGTTTCTCTGGCGGGACGTCAGGTCTTTCCATCGGACACATATCTCCCGAGGCTGCTGCTGGAGGAAACATAGGTCTTGTGCGTGATGGTGATATTATTGATATTGACATTCCGTCACGCACCATAAGTGTAAGGCTCAGCGATGAGGAGCTTGCCGCACGTCGTGACGAAGAGATGGCTCATGGAGCCGGGGCGTTCACTCCTCGCGATCGTGACCGCATGGTGAGTCGCGCTCTTCGTGCTTATGCCGCGATGGTGACTTCAGCCGACAAGGGCGCAGTGAGGACTTTATGA